A genomic window from Streptomyces sp. NBC_00234 includes:
- a CDS encoding amino acid ABC transporter permease, translating to MNAPLYDAPGPRAKRRNVVYTLLFLVAMAAVAWWVYTSLEEKNQLEWEKWKPFFTDSRAWSTYILPGLKNTVIAASLAMVIALPLGAFFGISRLSEHRWVRATAGTVVEFFRAIPVLILMLFANAAFSEFTDISPETRPLYAVVTGLVLYNASVLAEVVRAGILSLPQGQTDAAKAIGMRKGQTMLHVLLPQSVTAMLPALVSQLVVIVKDTALGGAMIGFSELLASVRPMSANYGANTIASFTVVAVIFVAINFALTTFASWLEGMLRHGKKSTGAVVGAEAVEELATPGEHMGPGGPGGTGGGSRDGER from the coding sequence ATGAACGCCCCCCTGTACGACGCCCCGGGGCCGCGCGCCAAGCGGCGCAACGTCGTGTACACGCTGCTGTTCCTGGTGGCGATGGCCGCGGTCGCCTGGTGGGTGTACACGAGCCTGGAGGAGAAGAACCAGCTCGAATGGGAGAAGTGGAAGCCGTTCTTCACCGACTCCCGCGCATGGAGCACGTACATCCTGCCGGGCCTGAAGAACACCGTCATCGCGGCCTCCCTCGCCATGGTCATCGCCCTGCCCCTCGGAGCGTTCTTCGGTATCTCCCGGCTCTCCGAACACCGCTGGGTGCGTGCCACGGCCGGCACCGTCGTGGAGTTCTTCCGCGCCATCCCCGTGCTGATCCTGATGCTCTTCGCCAACGCCGCGTTCTCCGAGTTCACCGACATCAGCCCCGAGACCCGCCCGCTGTACGCGGTGGTCACCGGGCTCGTCCTCTACAACGCCTCGGTGCTGGCCGAGGTGGTACGGGCCGGAATCCTGTCCCTGCCCCAGGGGCAGACCGACGCCGCCAAGGCGATCGGCATGCGCAAGGGGCAGACCATGCTGCACGTGCTGCTGCCGCAGTCCGTCACCGCGATGCTGCCGGCGCTCGTCAGCCAGCTGGTGGTCATCGTCAAGGACACGGCGCTCGGCGGCGCCATGATCGGGTTCTCGGAACTGCTGGCCTCGGTGCGCCCGATGAGCGCGAACTACGGTGCCAACACCATTGCGAGCTTCACCGTCGTCGCGGTCATCTTCGTCGCGATCAACTTCGCCCTCACCACCTTCGCGAGCTGGCTGGAAGGCATGCTGAGGCACGGCAAGAAGTCGACCGGCGCGGTGGTGGGTGCCGAGGCCGTGGAGGAACTGGCGACCCCGGGTGAGCACATGGGACCGGGAGGTCCGGGCGGCACCGGGGGCGGTTCGCGGGACGGCGAGAGGTAG
- a CDS encoding LLM class F420-dependent oxidoreductase, translating to MDLRIFTEPQQGASYDTLLTVAKAAEDLGFDAFYRSDHYLRMGSGDGLPGPTDAWITLAGLARETRRIRLGTLMTAGTFRLPGVLAIQVAQVDQMSGGRVELGLGAGWFEAEHRAYGIPFPKEKFGRLEEQLAIVTGLWATEPGKTFNYDGTYYQLTDSPALPKPAQAKVPVLIGGHGAIRTPRLAAQYADEFNIPFASLEDTEKQFGRVREAAKAAGRAPDELVYSNALVVCVGKDDAEVARRAAAIGRDVEELKANGLAGSPAEVVDKLGRYGAIGSSRVYLQVLDLDDLDHLELISSQVQSQLG from the coding sequence ATGGATCTTCGAATCTTCACCGAGCCCCAGCAAGGGGCGAGCTACGACACGCTGCTCACCGTGGCCAAGGCCGCCGAGGACCTCGGTTTCGACGCCTTCTACCGGTCCGACCACTATCTCCGCATGGGATCGGGCGACGGACTGCCCGGCCCGACCGACGCCTGGATCACCCTGGCCGGTCTGGCGCGCGAGACCAGGCGCATCCGGCTCGGCACGCTGATGACGGCGGGCACGTTCCGGCTGCCGGGTGTGCTGGCCATTCAGGTCGCGCAGGTCGACCAGATGTCCGGCGGACGGGTCGAACTGGGCCTGGGCGCGGGCTGGTTCGAGGCGGAGCACAGGGCGTACGGCATCCCGTTCCCCAAGGAGAAGTTCGGCCGCCTGGAGGAGCAGCTGGCGATCGTCACCGGCCTGTGGGCGACCGAGCCCGGTAAGACGTTCAATTACGACGGCACGTACTACCAGCTGACCGACTCGCCCGCGCTGCCCAAGCCCGCGCAGGCCAAGGTGCCGGTCCTGATCGGTGGTCACGGGGCGATCCGCACTCCGAGGCTCGCCGCGCAGTACGCGGACGAGTTCAACATCCCGTTCGCCTCGCTGGAGGACACCGAGAAGCAGTTCGGCCGGGTCAGGGAGGCGGCGAAGGCGGCAGGCCGGGCGCCCGACGAGCTGGTGTACTCCAACGCCCTGGTGGTCTGCGTGGGCAAGGACGACGCCGAGGTCGCGCGACGTGCCGCCGCCATCGGGCGGGACGTCGAGGAGCTCAAGGCGAACGGGCTGGCGGGCTCGCCCGCGGAGGTGGTCGACAAGCTCGGCCGGTACGGCGCGATCGGATCGTCCCGGGTCTATCTCCAGGTCCTGGACCTGGACGACCTCGACCATCTGGAGCTGATCTCCTCGCAGGTCCAGTCCCAGCTGGGCTGA
- a CDS encoding FecCD family ABC transporter permease, translating into MTTTAQASPSGAGTSRTGAARRALTLIAGVAVLALAVCASVMFGSRSTSFGDVLDVLSGTADPNITTIIESRYPRTALGVLAGLCLAVAGTLMQGVSRNPLADPGLLGINAGASASIVTATAFLGATGSTATMWWALPGALIAGVLVHVIGSSGAGSGLVRLVLAGAVLSAVLMAYIQAVTLGRPKVFDSYRYWVVGALGGRDFDVFMAVLPFAAVGFVIALVLGPGLNTLALGDATAASLGAHPARVRAGGLFAATLLSAAATAAVGPIAFVGLAVPHVVRALVGVDFRVQIVFSAIAGPALLLAADVVGRIVLRPQELMVGVVTAFIGAPALLLAVRRMRGST; encoded by the coding sequence ATGACCACCACCGCACAGGCATCGCCGAGCGGCGCAGGTACCTCGCGTACCGGCGCCGCTCGGCGGGCGTTGACCCTGATCGCCGGAGTGGCCGTCCTGGCGCTCGCCGTGTGCGCGAGCGTCATGTTCGGCAGCAGGTCGACCTCGTTCGGCGACGTCCTCGACGTCCTTTCCGGCACCGCCGACCCCAACATCACCACCATCATCGAGAGCCGCTATCCGCGGACCGCGCTCGGTGTCCTGGCCGGGCTCTGCCTCGCCGTCGCGGGCACCCTGATGCAGGGCGTCAGCCGTAATCCGCTCGCCGATCCCGGACTCCTCGGCATCAACGCGGGCGCCTCCGCGAGCATCGTCACCGCGACGGCCTTCCTGGGGGCCACCGGCAGCACCGCCACGATGTGGTGGGCCCTGCCCGGAGCCCTGATCGCCGGAGTGCTCGTCCACGTCATCGGCTCCTCGGGAGCGGGCAGCGGACTGGTGCGCCTGGTACTCGCCGGCGCCGTCCTGTCCGCCGTGCTGATGGCGTACATCCAGGCCGTCACCCTGGGCAGGCCCAAGGTGTTCGACAGCTATCGCTACTGGGTCGTCGGAGCGCTCGGCGGGCGGGACTTCGACGTCTTCATGGCGGTCCTGCCGTTCGCGGCCGTCGGATTCGTCATCGCCCTGGTGCTGGGCCCCGGACTCAACACCCTGGCGCTCGGCGACGCCACCGCGGCGTCTCTCGGCGCGCATCCCGCACGGGTGCGGGCCGGCGGACTCTTCGCGGCCACGCTGCTGAGCGCCGCGGCGACGGCGGCCGTCGGCCCCATCGCCTTCGTCGGCCTGGCCGTGCCGCACGTCGTACGGGCCCTGGTCGGCGTGGACTTCCGCGTACAGATCGTGTTCTCGGCCATCGCCGGACCCGCGCTGTTGCTCGCGGCGGACGTGGTGGGCCGCATCGTCCTGCGTCCGCAGGAACTGATGGTCGGCGTCGTGACCGCGTTCATCGGAGCGCCCGCGCTGCTCCTTGCCGTACGCAGAATGAGGGGAAGCACATGA
- a CDS encoding nucleotide pyrophosphohydrolase, which produces MTEFDVAGLQRRLAAFAAARDWEQYHTPKNLAAALSVEASELVEIFQWLTPEQSARVMEKPETAHRVADEVADVLAYLLQFCEVLGIDPLASLAAKIDRNEVRFPVPERPEPGNSHSSE; this is translated from the coding sequence GTGACCGAATTCGATGTAGCTGGACTTCAGCGGCGGCTGGCCGCGTTCGCCGCCGCGCGGGACTGGGAGCAGTACCACACGCCGAAGAACCTGGCGGCGGCGCTGAGTGTCGAGGCGTCCGAACTGGTCGAGATCTTCCAGTGGCTGACGCCGGAACAGTCGGCCCGGGTGATGGAGAAACCGGAAACGGCGCACCGCGTCGCCGACGAGGTGGCGGACGTGCTCGCGTATCTGCTGCAGTTCTGCGAGGTGCTGGGTATCGATCCGCTGGCCTCCCTCGCGGCCAAGATCGACCGGAACGAGGTGCGCTTCCCGGTCCCGGAGCGCCCGGAACCCGGAAATAGTCACTCTTCGGAGTGA
- a CDS encoding glutamate ABC transporter substrate-binding protein, with translation MNVRRTSAAGATALALSLTAVVGGSAWAQAAGAGSSADTITIGIKFDQPGIGLKTPDGTYTGFDVDVATYVAKQLGFDAADIQWKEAKSADRETLLERGDVDFIAASYSINDEREAKVDFAGPYLLAHQDILIRADDDSIKEPQDLNSKKLCSVTGSTSAQNVKEEIAPQAQLQEYGGYSECLTGLENGVIDALTTDDSILAGYAAQDEFKGKFKLGGFKLSNENYGIGVQQGSELKDKINTALEKMVADGSWESYVEKNFGPANYQNEPAPKIGNVV, from the coding sequence ATGAACGTTCGCAGGACATCCGCAGCGGGCGCCACAGCCCTCGCGCTCTCCCTGACGGCCGTGGTCGGCGGCTCCGCATGGGCCCAGGCCGCCGGCGCGGGCAGCAGCGCCGACACGATCACCATCGGCATCAAGTTCGACCAGCCCGGCATCGGCCTGAAGACGCCGGACGGCACGTACACGGGCTTCGACGTCGACGTGGCGACCTACGTGGCCAAGCAACTCGGCTTCGACGCCGCCGACATCCAGTGGAAGGAAGCCAAGAGCGCCGACCGCGAGACGCTGCTCGAACGCGGCGACGTCGACTTCATCGCCGCGTCGTACTCGATCAACGACGAGCGCGAGGCGAAGGTCGACTTCGCCGGACCGTACCTGCTCGCTCACCAGGACATCCTGATCAGGGCGGACGACGACTCCATCAAGGAGCCCCAGGACCTGAACTCCAAGAAGCTCTGCTCGGTCACCGGCTCGACCTCCGCACAGAACGTCAAGGAGGAGATCGCGCCGCAGGCGCAGCTCCAGGAGTACGGCGGCTACTCGGAGTGCCTGACCGGCCTGGAGAACGGCGTCATCGACGCGCTGACCACCGATGACTCGATCCTCGCCGGATACGCCGCGCAGGACGAGTTCAAGGGCAAGTTCAAGCTCGGCGGCTTCAAGCTGAGCAACGAGAACTACGGAATCGGCGTCCAGCAGGGCAGCGAACTCAAGGACAAGATCAACACGGCCCTGGAGAAGATGGTCGCCGACGGCTCCTGGGAGTCGTACGTGGAGAAGAACTTCGGACCGGCCAACTACCAGAACGAGCCCGCGCCGAAGATCGGCAACGTCGTCTAG
- a CDS encoding FecCD family ABC transporter permease, producing MTADQAGFRTASPRGFLTLGRTVAVPVRRVSVVTALVLLFLTAGAAIATLSLGRLGIPLADLPGALTGGAEGTDAFVLERLRGPRLVVALGTGAALGLSGALFQSVTRNPLGSPDVIGLGSGAGAGAAIVALMLPDTVPVSVGALLGAVLAMVLVYVSTGTGFRNPARLVVAGIGVAAICTAVTQYVVYAMERDRAAVLSAYVNGSLSARAWDDASAIWLVLLVAAPLCALIARRLDIGEMGDDIAAGLGSEPQKTKTFAVVLAIVLCAGAVSVAGPIAFISLTAAQIAKRITRVSGPHLLLSAVTGALLLVLADLAAQQLPLFDNLPVGIYTMAIGGAYLGYLLTREWRRGVL from the coding sequence ATGACGGCGGACCAGGCGGGTTTCCGGACCGCCTCACCACGGGGCTTCCTCACCCTCGGCCGCACCGTCGCGGTGCCCGTCCGGCGGGTGTCCGTCGTCACCGCACTCGTCCTGCTGTTCCTGACGGCCGGCGCCGCGATCGCCACGCTGTCCCTCGGACGTCTCGGCATCCCGCTCGCCGACCTGCCCGGGGCGCTCACGGGCGGAGCCGAGGGCACGGACGCGTTCGTCCTGGAACGCCTGCGCGGCCCGCGGCTGGTCGTGGCCCTCGGCACCGGAGCGGCGCTGGGTCTGTCCGGGGCGCTGTTCCAGTCCGTGACCCGCAACCCGCTCGGCAGCCCCGACGTGATCGGGCTGGGGTCCGGAGCCGGCGCGGGCGCCGCCATCGTCGCGCTCATGCTGCCGGACACCGTTCCGGTGTCCGTGGGGGCCCTTCTCGGAGCCGTGCTCGCCATGGTGCTCGTCTACGTGTCCACGGGGACCGGATTCCGCAATCCCGCCCGGCTCGTGGTCGCGGGGATCGGCGTCGCGGCGATCTGCACGGCGGTCACGCAGTACGTCGTCTACGCGATGGAGCGCGACCGGGCGGCCGTCCTCTCGGCGTACGTCAACGGCAGCCTCTCCGCGAGGGCCTGGGACGACGCGAGCGCGATCTGGCTGGTGCTGCTCGTCGCGGCCCCGCTGTGCGCGCTGATCGCCCGCCGGCTCGACATCGGCGAGATGGGCGACGACATCGCCGCGGGGCTGGGCTCCGAGCCGCAGAAGACCAAGACGTTCGCCGTGGTCCTCGCGATCGTCCTCTGCGCCGGTGCCGTCAGCGTGGCGGGCCCCATCGCCTTCATCTCGCTGACCGCCGCTCAGATCGCCAAGCGCATCACCCGGGTGTCAGGGCCCCATCTGCTGCTGTCCGCGGTCACCGGGGCCCTGCTGCTCGTCCTGGCCGATCTCGCCGCCCAGCAACTGCCCCTCTTCGACAACCTTCCCGTCGGCATCTACACGATGGCGATCGGTGGGGCGTACCTCGGATACCTGCTGACCCGCGAATGGAGGAGGGGAGTCCTATAG
- a CDS encoding DUF6099 family protein gives MEAERLIEAGRRALAESRGALNVMAEAWQAQALARTVGSRLVLSGPMELRGEARGLSEVGGRGCSALDHPMVLAGGTRAAQLTEVTDVQRALTALVALLGEVGIALVGVACDTDEEGLYWQCIEAIDAADESVDRVHGMLRRLAERERERDGPHGALHGPAGSATGPP, from the coding sequence ATGGAAGCGGAGCGACTGATCGAGGCCGGACGCCGGGCGCTGGCCGAGAGCCGCGGCGCGTTGAACGTGATGGCGGAGGCGTGGCAGGCCCAGGCGCTCGCCAGGACGGTCGGCAGCAGGCTGGTTCTGAGCGGGCCGATGGAGTTACGCGGCGAGGCGCGGGGGCTCAGCGAGGTCGGGGGACGGGGCTGCTCGGCGCTCGACCATCCGATGGTGCTCGCCGGCGGGACACGGGCCGCGCAGCTCACCGAAGTGACGGATGTGCAGAGGGCGCTGACGGCCCTGGTCGCCCTGCTCGGCGAGGTGGGGATCGCTCTGGTCGGGGTGGCCTGCGACACCGACGAGGAAGGTCTCTACTGGCAGTGCATCGAGGCCATAGACGCGGCGGACGAGTCGGTCGACAGAGTGCACGGAATGCTGAGAAGGCTGGCGGAGCGGGAGCGTGAGCGCGACGGCCCGCACGGCGCCCTCCACGGCCCGGCGGGGTCCGCCACGGGCCCGCCCTGA
- a CDS encoding DeoR/GlpR family DNA-binding transcription regulator: MARDARWDALLELVGKNGRVEVEDAAAALDVSAATIRRDLDQLAEQHLLTRTRGGAVAHGVSYELALRYKAGRHAPEKQAIGRAASELVAVGEVVGLTGGTTLTEVARALALRPDIVGETGASAGGQPTLTVVTNALNIANELVIRPQIKLVVTGGVARPQSYELTGPLASGVMSEITLDIAVLGVNAIDIERGAYVHHEGEASINRLLAERAQRVVVAADSSKIGKRAFARVCDLGQVDVLVTDSGITPEATARFTEAGVSVIAV; encoded by the coding sequence GTGGCCAGGGACGCCCGGTGGGACGCATTGCTGGAACTGGTCGGGAAGAACGGCCGGGTGGAGGTCGAGGACGCGGCGGCGGCGCTGGACGTGTCCGCGGCGACCATCCGCCGCGATCTCGACCAGCTCGCCGAACAGCACCTGCTGACCCGGACCAGGGGCGGCGCCGTAGCCCACGGCGTCTCGTACGAACTGGCCCTGCGCTACAAGGCCGGCCGGCACGCCCCGGAGAAGCAGGCCATCGGCCGCGCCGCATCCGAACTGGTCGCCGTGGGCGAAGTGGTGGGCCTCACCGGCGGCACCACGCTGACCGAGGTGGCCAGGGCGCTGGCCCTGCGCCCGGACATCGTGGGCGAGACGGGGGCGTCGGCCGGCGGCCAGCCCACGCTGACCGTCGTGACCAACGCGCTCAACATCGCCAACGAACTGGTGATCCGGCCGCAGATCAAACTGGTGGTGACCGGCGGGGTGGCGAGGCCGCAGTCGTACGAACTGACGGGACCGCTGGCCAGTGGGGTGATGAGCGAGATCACCCTGGACATCGCCGTGCTGGGCGTGAACGCGATCGACATCGAGCGCGGTGCGTACGTCCATCACGAGGGCGAGGCCAGTATCAACAGGCTGCTCGCCGAGCGGGCGCAGCGCGTGGTCGTGGCGGCGGACTCCTCGAAGATCGGCAAGCGGGCCTTCGCCCGTGTCTGCGACCTCGGGCAGGTCGACGTGCTGGTGACCGACTCCGGCATCACGCCGGAGGCGACGGCCCGTTTCACCGAGGCGGGAGTGAGCGTCATCGCAGTCTGA
- a CDS encoding cell division protein SepF → MSRYDRYDRYDATDEQWEGLAQVVPLRGRNEWPSRVDHRTVPDEPVAEQRRLVVLRVQVFADAREVAEYLVAQIPVLLDLTAAETDVAKRILDFSSGVVFGLGSAMHRVDRNVFLLAPVGMEVEGVAAAGVPHA, encoded by the coding sequence GTGAGCAGGTACGACAGGTACGACAGGTACGACGCCACCGACGAGCAGTGGGAGGGGCTTGCCCAGGTCGTGCCGTTGCGCGGCCGGAACGAGTGGCCCTCGCGGGTCGACCACCGCACGGTGCCGGACGAGCCGGTCGCCGAGCAGCGGCGGCTCGTCGTGCTGCGGGTGCAGGTGTTCGCGGACGCCCGCGAGGTGGCGGAGTATCTGGTCGCCCAGATTCCGGTGCTGCTGGATCTGACGGCGGCCGAGACCGATGTGGCCAAGCGCATCCTGGACTTCAGCAGTGGCGTGGTCTTCGGGCTCGGCAGTGCGATGCACCGCGTCGACCGCAACGTGTTCCTGCTGGCGCCGGTCGGCATGGAGGTCGAGGGAGTCGCTGCGGCGGGCGTTCCCCACGCGTAG
- a CDS encoding SIS domain-containing protein: MSFAASETASQPACWRRAAELAGDRADALPATGERIAVVGCGTSFYMAQAYASLREDAGQGESHAFAASEFPSGRTYDRVVALTRSGTTTEVLELLTRLSGTTRTVALTADPHTPVMTAADDVVVLDFADEQSVVQTRFATTVLTLLRAHLGLHTEQAVRDAETALAEPLPEGLLDCTQFTFLGRGWTVGLANEAALKMKEASLSWTESYPAMEYRHGPISISTAGTATWMFGSAPEGLEQQVLDTGARWIDGGLDPLADLVRVQRLAIARALAAGLDPDLPRHLTRSVVLSQG, translated from the coding sequence GTGTCCTTTGCAGCGAGCGAGACAGCCAGCCAGCCCGCATGCTGGCGCCGCGCCGCAGAACTGGCGGGTGACAGGGCGGACGCCCTGCCCGCCACCGGCGAACGCATCGCGGTCGTCGGCTGCGGCACCTCCTTCTACATGGCGCAGGCGTACGCCTCGCTCCGTGAGGACGCCGGGCAGGGCGAGTCCCACGCCTTCGCCGCCTCGGAGTTCCCCTCCGGGCGCACGTACGACCGGGTCGTCGCCCTCACCCGCTCGGGCACGACGACCGAGGTGCTGGAGCTCCTCACCCGGCTGAGTGGCACGACCCGCACCGTCGCCCTCACGGCGGACCCCCACACCCCGGTCATGACGGCCGCCGACGACGTCGTCGTCCTCGACTTCGCCGACGAACAGTCCGTCGTGCAGACGCGGTTCGCGACCACGGTGCTCACCCTGCTCCGCGCCCACCTCGGGCTGCACACGGAGCAGGCGGTACGGGACGCCGAGACGGCGCTCGCCGAGCCGCTGCCCGAAGGGCTGCTGGACTGCACCCAGTTCACGTTCCTGGGCCGGGGCTGGACCGTGGGACTCGCCAACGAGGCGGCGCTCAAGATGAAGGAGGCGTCGCTGTCCTGGACCGAGTCCTACCCGGCGATGGAGTACCGCCACGGCCCCATCAGCATCTCCACCGCCGGGACGGCGACCTGGATGTTCGGTTCCGCGCCGGAGGGCCTGGAGCAGCAGGTGCTCGACACCGGTGCCCGCTGGATCGACGGCGGCCTCGACCCGCTGGCCGACCTCGTGCGCGTACAGCGCCTGGCAATCGCCCGGGCGCTCGCGGCCGGGCTCGACCCGGACCTCCCCCGCCACCTGACGCGCTCGGTGGTCCTCAGCCAGGGCTGA
- a CDS encoding amino acid ABC transporter ATP-binding protein: MSRSAGTTGHDGPGRTDALVVLNNVNKHFGALHVLQDIDLTIGRGEVVVVIGPSGGGKSTLCRAINRLETIDSGEIFIDGKALPAEGRELAALRADVGMVFQSFNLFAHKTVLQNVTLGQLKVRKKNKQAAEERARSLLERVGVASQAAKYPAQLSGGQQQRVAIARALAMDPKVMLFDEPTSALDPEMINEVLEVMQQLARDGMTMAVVTHEMGFARSAANRVVFMADGRIVEEATPAQFFSDPRSDRARDFLSKILHH; this comes from the coding sequence ATGAGCCGTTCAGCGGGCACGACGGGACACGACGGGCCGGGCAGGACAGACGCCCTGGTCGTGCTGAACAATGTCAACAAGCACTTCGGCGCGCTGCACGTGCTCCAGGACATCGACCTCACCATCGGCCGGGGCGAGGTCGTCGTCGTCATCGGCCCCTCCGGGGGCGGTAAGTCGACACTGTGCCGGGCGATCAACCGGCTGGAGACCATCGACTCCGGTGAGATCTTCATCGACGGCAAGGCACTGCCCGCCGAGGGCCGTGAGCTCGCCGCGCTGCGGGCCGATGTGGGCATGGTGTTTCAGTCCTTCAACCTTTTCGCCCATAAAACCGTGCTGCAGAACGTCACTCTGGGCCAGCTCAAGGTCCGTAAGAAGAACAAGCAGGCGGCGGAGGAGCGGGCGCGCTCGCTCCTGGAACGCGTGGGCGTGGCCTCGCAGGCGGCCAAGTACCCCGCGCAGCTCTCCGGCGGCCAGCAGCAGCGTGTGGCGATCGCACGGGCGCTGGCGATGGACCCCAAGGTCATGCTCTTCGACGAGCCGACCTCGGCACTCGACCCGGAGATGATCAACGAGGTACTGGAGGTCATGCAGCAGCTCGCCAGGGACGGCATGACCATGGCCGTCGTCACCCACGAGATGGGCTTCGCACGGTCGGCAGCCAACCGTGTGGTCTTCATGGCGGACGGGCGGATCGTGGAGGAGGCGACGCCCGCCCAGTTCTTCAGCGACCCGCGCAGCGACCGGGCCCGAGACTTCCTGTCGAAGATCCTTCACCACTGA
- a CDS encoding amino acid ABC transporter permease — protein sequence MFDFLEGYDLLGAFWVTVQLTLYSGVGSLVWGTVLAAMRVSPVPLMRGFGTAYVNIVRNIPLTVIIIFTSLGLFQTLGVNLGAEDFTAINFRLAVLGLTAYTSAFVCEALRSGINTVPVGQIEAARAIGLTFTQSLRLVVLPQAFRSVVGPLANVLIALTKNTTVAAAIGVAEAAALMREMIENEAQLILISTVFAAGFVCLTLPTGLFLGWVSKKVSVRR from the coding sequence GTGTTCGACTTCCTTGAAGGCTATGACCTGCTCGGGGCCTTCTGGGTGACGGTGCAGCTCACCCTCTACTCCGGCGTCGGCTCCCTCGTCTGGGGCACGGTCCTGGCCGCGATGCGGGTCAGCCCCGTCCCCCTGATGCGGGGGTTCGGCACCGCCTACGTCAACATCGTGCGGAACATCCCGCTCACGGTGATCATCATCTTCACCTCGCTCGGACTCTTCCAGACACTCGGCGTCAACCTCGGCGCCGAGGACTTCACGGCCATCAACTTCCGGCTCGCCGTGCTGGGACTGACCGCCTACACCTCCGCGTTCGTCTGTGAGGCGCTGCGGTCCGGCATCAACACGGTGCCCGTGGGCCAGATCGAGGCGGCGCGTGCCATCGGGCTGACCTTCACCCAGAGCCTGCGCCTCGTCGTCCTCCCGCAGGCGTTCCGTTCCGTGGTCGGCCCCCTGGCGAACGTGCTGATCGCGCTGACCAAGAACACCACGGTGGCCGCGGCGATCGGTGTCGCCGAAGCCGCGGCACTGATGCGGGAGATGATCGAGAACGAGGCCCAGCTCATCCTCATCTCCACCGTCTTCGCCGCCGGATTCGTCTGCCTCACGCTGCCGACCGGACTCTTCCTCGGCTGGGTGAGCAAGAAGGTCTCGGTGCGGCGATGA
- a CDS encoding iron-siderophore ABC transporter substrate-binding protein, translating into MLGSTRVRRHTVAASATAAALALVLGGCSSGSDDEKKTTESSAKGGGAFPVSIKSALGTAKIDAKPERIVTLGQGSAETAIALGHTPVGIESYEWGSDKSGYLPWINEAVKKSGDELPKQFTGGEDIDFEAITELAPDVILAPWSGVTQEQYDILKDIAPTVAYPDQAWSTDWDQQIDIIGQALGQTDDAKGLKTKIEKQLADAAATRPNYKDVTFSYIYNTGPGSLGVFKPEEQRVKMVSSLGLTVDPVVNTFKETEGTDSALIGLENAEKLKDSDLVFTFYTDAKSRKEIEAQPLYGAIPAIKNGAVVASNDNPFVTASSIINPLTVPWVIDRYLPLIDKAVAAAAK; encoded by the coding sequence ATGCTGGGGTCCACCCGCGTGCGCCGTCACACTGTCGCAGCTTCGGCCACCGCCGCCGCTCTCGCACTCGTCCTGGGCGGCTGCTCGTCCGGCAGTGACGACGAGAAGAAGACGACGGAGTCCTCGGCGAAGGGCGGGGGGGCGTTCCCCGTCTCGATCAAGAGTGCCCTCGGCACCGCGAAGATCGACGCGAAGCCCGAACGGATCGTCACGCTGGGCCAGGGCTCCGCCGAGACGGCGATCGCGCTCGGCCACACCCCCGTGGGCATCGAGAGCTACGAGTGGGGCAGCGACAAGAGCGGCTACCTGCCGTGGATCAACGAGGCCGTGAAGAAGTCGGGCGACGAGCTGCCCAAGCAGTTCACGGGCGGCGAGGACATCGACTTCGAGGCGATCACCGAGCTCGCCCCGGACGTCATCCTCGCCCCGTGGTCGGGTGTCACGCAGGAGCAGTACGACATCCTCAAGGACATCGCCCCGACGGTGGCGTACCCGGACCAGGCGTGGAGCACCGACTGGGACCAGCAGATCGACATCATCGGCCAGGCCCTCGGCCAGACCGACGACGCCAAGGGTCTCAAGACGAAGATCGAGAAGCAGCTCGCCGACGCCGCGGCCACCCGGCCGAACTACAAGGACGTCACGTTCTCGTACATCTACAACACCGGCCCCGGCTCCCTCGGCGTCTTCAAGCCCGAGGAGCAGCGCGTCAAGATGGTCTCGTCCCTCGGCCTGACCGTCGACCCGGTGGTGAACACCTTCAAGGAGACCGAGGGCACCGACTCGGCGCTCATCGGCCTGGAGAACGCCGAGAAGCTGAAGGACAGCGACCTCGTCTTCACGTTCTACACGGACGCCAAGAGCCGCAAGGAGATCGAGGCGCAGCCGCTCTACGGCGCCATCCCCGCGATCAAGAACGGCGCGGTCGTCGCCAGTAACGACAACCCGTTCGTCACGGCTTCCTCGATCATCAACCCGCTCACCGTCCCGTGGGTGATCGACCGCTACCTGCCGCTGATCGACAAGGCCGTCGCCGCCGCGGCCAAGTAG